A stretch of the Flavobacterium sp. 5 genome encodes the following:
- a CDS encoding IS110 family transposase, producing the protein MENKNNYCGIDVSSETLDAYFKNKKGIEQHLQVSNSVSGFRELIKETGKETHFVMESTGVYHLSFIFFLNTKNIKFSVVNALQIKRYIQMHLERNKSDKKDAKRIYEYGLDRHPELYQMPDNTYFECRSLNNCIHDLTKEITKFSNHIHSLKKCPFDTKSVEKSFDKIIKKLREEKQNLELELQEKLVEWEGETLKLVQSVKGIGTRASAELIIYTKGFKDMNSYKQLISYAGLSPTEYQSGSSIRGKVRICKQGGKQLRNILYMCALNAKKTNAHCSALYDRLVANGKNKKVALIAVCNKLLKIVFGVVKNRTLYQNIYLQKTACW; encoded by the coding sequence ATGGAAAACAAAAACAACTATTGTGGAATTGATGTTTCGAGTGAAACATTAGATGCTTATTTTAAAAATAAGAAGGGTATTGAACAACATTTGCAAGTTTCCAATTCCGTATCTGGATTTAGAGAATTGATAAAAGAAACAGGAAAAGAAACTCACTTTGTTATGGAATCAACAGGTGTTTATCATTTGAGTTTTATATTCTTTTTGAATACCAAAAATATAAAATTTAGTGTTGTGAATGCGCTTCAAATCAAGCGTTACATTCAAATGCATTTAGAGCGCAATAAATCGGATAAGAAAGATGCAAAACGGATCTATGAATATGGATTAGATCGTCATCCAGAATTATATCAAATGCCTGACAACACTTACTTTGAATGTCGTTCTTTAAATAATTGTATACACGATTTAACCAAAGAAATCACCAAGTTCAGCAATCATATACATAGCTTAAAGAAGTGTCCTTTTGATACGAAATCGGTAGAGAAAAGCTTTGATAAAATCATCAAAAAACTAAGAGAAGAGAAGCAAAATTTAGAACTTGAGTTACAAGAAAAACTCGTTGAATGGGAAGGAGAAACTTTAAAATTAGTACAGAGTGTAAAAGGAATTGGAACTAGAGCATCAGCCGAATTAATTATCTATACTAAAGGGTTTAAAGATATGAATTCCTATAAACAATTGATCTCGTATGCAGGGTTAAGTCCCACCGAATATCAAAGTGGAAGTAGTATAAGAGGAAAGGTTAGAATCTGTAAACAAGGAGGAAAACAACTACGTAACATCTTATATATGTGCGCGCTAAATGCAAAGAAAACCAATGCACATTGTAGTGCATTATATGACCGATTAGTAGCTAATGGAAAGAACAAAAAAGTAGCTCTAATTGCAGTGTGCAATAAGCTGCTGAAAATTGTATTTGGAGTAGTCAAAAACAGAACTTTATACCAGAATATTTATTTACAAAAAACGGCTTGTTGGTAG
- a CDS encoding nucleotidyltransferase family protein: MTTKENILKVLKSNKIKLSKFGIRNVGLFGSYIRNEQSKESDIDLLIDFEPEKENFDNYMAVYDLFEKIFKNEKIEVVTKNGLSPYIGPKILNEVQYV, encoded by the coding sequence ATGACCACAAAAGAAAACATATTAAAAGTATTAAAATCAAATAAAATAAAACTTTCGAAATTTGGTATTCGAAATGTTGGTTTATTTGGTTCATACATTCGTAATGAACAATCGAAAGAAAGTGATATCGATTTACTAATTGATTTTGAGCCTGAAAAAGAAAACTTTGACAACTATATGGCAGTTTATGATTTATTTGAAAAAATTTTCAAAAACGAAAAAATAGAAGTCGTAACTAAAAATGGATTGAGTCCTTACATTGGTCCTAAAATCTTAAATGAAGTTCAATATGTCTAA
- a CDS encoding DUF86 domain-containing protein, producing the protein MDERILKWLFDIKMAIDEIDSYFINESKDFFKYRDNLMLKRAVERDLEIIGEATNRIITRDKTFEIKITNAKAIISLRNQVIHAYDNISDENIWSILTNHLPKLKKEIENLIHEK; encoded by the coding sequence ATGGATGAGAGAATCCTAAAATGGTTGTTTGATATTAAAATGGCTATCGATGAAATTGATAGTTATTTCATAAATGAATCAAAAGATTTTTTTAAATATCGAGATAACTTGATGTTAAAAAGAGCGGTTGAAAGAGATTTAGAAATTATTGGAGAAGCAACTAACCGAATTATTACACGAGATAAAACATTTGAAATTAAAATAACAAATGCAAAAGCAATAATTAGTTTGAGAAATCAAGTAATTCACGCTTATGATAATATTTCAGATGAAAATATTTGGTCTATACTGACAAATCATCTTCCAAAACTTAAAAAGGAAATTGAAAATCTAATCCACGAAAAATAA
- a CDS encoding nucleotidyltransferase family protein produces MILIERNIDRLKIICSTYNVDKMYLFGSALNSNFNDKSDIDFLVKFKSFELSQYFDNYINLKENLKNLFGREVDLLEEQTLKNPILINSINKSKELIYG; encoded by the coding sequence ATGATTCTAATAGAAAGAAATATTGACCGTCTAAAAATAATTTGTTCAACTTACAATGTGGACAAAATGTATCTATTTGGCTCTGCTTTAAATTCAAACTTTAACGACAAAAGCGATATTGATTTTTTAGTTAAATTCAAATCTTTTGAATTATCTCAATATTTTGATAATTACATAAATCTGAAAGAAAATTTAAAAAATTTATTTGGAAGAGAAGTCGATTTACTTGAAGAGCAAACACTTAAAAATCCAATTCTGATAAATTCAATAAACAAATCTAAAGAACTTATTTATGGATGA
- a CDS encoding carboxypeptidase-like regulatory domain-containing protein, producing the protein MKKIYTIILLVFLFPILAQNKNIEYVNVEEKLDSIKITENKIIGYADTTIVKIKGKIINKENVGVDETEILITNLNSKEINTFKTNEKGNFDINIEKGNYSILFSKLNFGKILIEKNEFKEGQIQEININFGSRIKTTKYQWIPGESLILKIPNQNKKKIKTNKTIR; encoded by the coding sequence ATGAAAAAAATTTACACTATTATTTTATTGGTTTTTTTATTTCCAATTTTGGCACAAAACAAAAACATAGAATATGTTAATGTGGAAGAGAAATTAGATAGTATAAAAATTACAGAAAATAAAATAATTGGTTATGCCGACACTACTATTGTAAAAATTAAGGGTAAAATTATTAACAAAGAAAATGTTGGTGTAGATGAAACCGAGATATTGATAACAAACTTAAATTCTAAAGAAATTAATACATTTAAAACTAATGAAAAAGGAAATTTCGATATTAATATTGAAAAAGGAAATTATTCAATATTATTCAGTAAACTTAATTTTGGAAAAATATTAATAGAAAAAAATGAATTTAAAGAAGGCCAAATTCAAGAAATAAACATAAATTTTGGTTCAAGGATAAAAACAACTAAATATCAATGGATTCCAGGCGAAAGTTTAATATTAAAAATTCCAAATCAAAACAAGAAGAAAATTAAAACAAACAAAACCATCCGCTAA
- a CDS encoding DUF86 domain-containing protein: MKFNMSKDPKEYLRHIQDECSYIISVTENLSFNDFIEDETLKQAVVRSLEIIGEATKKITADFKVKWNTIHWKNMAGMRDRLIHDYIGVNYAIVWDVMKNKIPDTHKQISEFLNENKN, translated from the coding sequence ATGAAGTTCAATATGTCTAAAGACCCAAAAGAATATCTTAGACATATTCAAGACGAATGTTCGTATATTATTTCTGTTACCGAGAATTTATCTTTCAACGATTTTATAGAAGATGAAACCTTAAAGCAAGCGGTAGTAAGAAGTTTGGAAATTATTGGTGAAGCAACTAAGAAAATAACTGCAGATTTCAAAGTGAAATGGAATACCATCCATTGGAAAAATATGGCAGGAATGAGAGATAGATTAATTCACGATTATATTGGTGTAAATTATGCAATTGTTTGGGATGTTATGAAAAATAAAATTCCCGATACTCATAAACAAATTTCTGAATTCCTAAATGAAAATAAAAACTAG
- a CDS encoding DUF3137 domain-containing protein, which yields MINKKSNIWEEFAKETNGKFIEEFSWHSAKTEIEYNGLKIIFDNYTLWSGKFSTEMTRIIVPYNSFENFKFEICRSGIIRNIEKLFGAQDVKIGREEFDKKFIIKTNNEHKIKTILQNKKIRNLIEIQKNINIQISDEKGIWEGKLPENQFELCFYDDGEIKDIERLKSLLNLIKEFIDELTELKIINKKAYC from the coding sequence GTGATAAACAAAAAGTCAAATATTTGGGAAGAATTCGCAAAGGAAACTAACGGAAAATTTATTGAGGAATTTTCTTGGCACTCGGCGAAAACTGAAATTGAATATAACGGTTTGAAAATTATTTTTGACAATTATACTTTATGGTCAGGGAAATTTAGCACGGAAATGACAAGAATAATAGTTCCTTATAATTCTTTTGAGAATTTTAAGTTTGAAATTTGTCGAAGCGGAATTATACGAAATATTGAAAAACTATTTGGAGCGCAGGATGTGAAAATTGGAAGAGAAGAATTTGACAAAAAGTTCATAATTAAAACCAATAATGAACATAAAATCAAAACAATACTTCAGAATAAGAAAATCAGAAACTTAATAGAAATACAAAAAAATATAAATATTCAAATATCTGACGAAAAAGGAATTTGGGAAGGAAAACTTCCTGAAAACCAATTTGAATTGTGTTTTTACGATGATGGAGAAATTAAAGATATTGAAAGGTTGAAATCTTTACTGAATCTAATCAAAGAATTTATTGACGAACTTACTGAATTAAAAATAATAAATAAAAAAGCCTACTGCTAA
- the fic gene encoding protein adenylyltransferase Fic has protein sequence MKNVDKNSLENAYRLFDSNDIDKIEIGTTKGLKQIHNYLFSGLYDFAGKVRTLNISKGGFRFANALYLNEILVKIEQMPETSFEEIIAKYVEMNIAHPFMEGNGRTMRIWLDMILKARLIKMVNWQLVDKSLYLQAMERSPINDLELRTLLQSNLTEEVNNREVIFKGIEQSYYYEGYTKEDDDE, from the coding sequence ATGAAAAATGTTGATAAAAATAGTTTAGAAAATGCCTATCGTTTGTTTGATTCAAATGATATTGATAAAATAGAAATTGGTACAACCAAAGGTTTGAAACAAATTCATAACTATTTGTTTAGTGGATTATATGATTTTGCTGGAAAAGTGCGTACTCTAAATATATCAAAAGGTGGTTTTAGATTTGCCAACGCTTTATATCTAAACGAAATTTTAGTTAAAATTGAACAAATGCCTGAAACCAGTTTTGAAGAAATTATTGCTAAATATGTAGAAATGAATATTGCTCATCCTTTTATGGAAGGCAACGGAAGAACAATGCGTATTTGGTTGGATATGATTTTAAAAGCCAGACTTATAAAAATGGTTAATTGGCAATTAGTAGATAAATCACTTTATTTACAAGCTATGGAAAGAAGTCCAATTAACGATTTGGAATTGAGAACTTTATTGCAAAGTAATTTAACCGAAGAAGTAAATAATAGAGAAGTTATTTTTAAAGGAATTGAGCAATCTTATTATTATGAAGGATATACGAAAGAGGACGATGATGAATAA
- a CDS encoding DUF3575 domain-containing protein produces MYLFTRIKKNNWAIKINTLQLVDNFSFPTLQLSAERKLNSYLSLNIEAGYQIYDNSTSADTIFLKQKGFKTNIEGRIYLQKLLASRVKSNRSELYVGLQLFYRENQTTNTLTYVSSDPTNNNTYEDDFGVKKRAKGINLTFGNQISITKKVLLEPFIVLGYMNKKVINTNMQYDENKHSTDLNDGVPILVGKDLESSSGNMINFGFGFRVGYRF; encoded by the coding sequence TTGTATTTATTCACAAGAATTAAAAAAAACAATTGGGCTATAAAAATTAACACTTTACAATTAGTTGATAATTTTTCATTTCCAACTTTACAATTATCAGCTGAAAGAAAATTAAACTCATATTTAAGTTTGAATATTGAAGCTGGTTATCAAATTTACGATAACTCTACATCGGCTGATACAATATTTTTAAAGCAAAAAGGTTTTAAAACCAATATTGAAGGAAGAATTTATCTCCAAAAACTCCTTGCCTCGAGAGTTAAATCTAATAGAAGTGAATTATACGTTGGACTTCAATTGTTTTACAGAGAAAACCAAACAACGAACACATTAACTTATGTTTCGAGTGACCCAACAAATAATAACACGTATGAAGATGATTTTGGAGTAAAGAAAAGAGCTAAAGGAATTAATTTAACTTTCGGAAACCAAATTTCAATTACAAAGAAAGTTCTTTTGGAGCCATTTATAGTACTTGGTTATATGAATAAAAAAGTAATCAATACCAATATGCAATATGATGAAAATAAACATTCAACTGATTTAAATGATGGAGTACCAATACTAGTTGGCAAAGATTTAGAAAGTAGTTCAGGAAATATGATTAATTTTGGATTTGGATTTAGAGTGGGATACAGATTTTAA
- a CDS encoding DUF6438 domain-containing protein produces MIKIFFQIIIFLTISQSCKGQTDNTVLHKANYIDSIQNTKQITDLISKIDNRYKEFKPNDSLEFADKKCQNLSDSLKVQPWTKTDFDNNGLTDILVIGNWNDYSVICILDKDGKYEINHITRRSFQECTFPVVENNKIKYYFENEQERGKWDEPRKLKQITLTYKFGDFIEENQTPANHKIKKIEYSTTGCYGTCPIFKLTINFDKSAKWKAEIYNEISNKEVIGNFNSKITEDKYNEIVDLLNYIDFKKLKDNYAVDWTDDQSSTLKITYDNGKTKSIRDYGLIGTYGLDRVYHLLFELRENQKWKK; encoded by the coding sequence ATGATTAAAATATTTTTTCAAATAATAATTTTCTTGACAATCTCTCAATCTTGTAAGGGACAAACAGACAATACTGTTTTACATAAGGCGAATTATATTGACAGTATTCAGAACACAAAACAAATTACTGACCTAATTTCAAAAATTGATAATAGATACAAAGAATTTAAACCAAATGACAGTTTGGAATTCGCTGACAAAAAATGTCAAAATCTAAGTGACAGTTTAAAAGTTCAACCTTGGACAAAGACCGATTTTGACAACAACGGACTAACTGATATTTTAGTTATTGGAAATTGGAATGACTATTCAGTGATTTGTATTTTAGACAAAGATGGTAAATATGAAATAAATCATATAACAAGAAGAAGTTTTCAAGAGTGTACTTTTCCTGTGGTTGAGAATAATAAGATTAAATATTATTTTGAAAATGAGCAAGAACGTGGGAAATGGGACGAGCCTCGAAAACTTAAACAGATTACATTAACATATAAATTTGGCGACTTCATTGAAGAAAATCAAACACCTGCAAATCATAAAATTAAAAAAATCGAATATTCGACTACGGGTTGTTATGGAACTTGTCCAATTTTCAAGCTAACAATCAATTTCGATAAATCTGCGAAGTGGAAAGCAGAAATATATAACGAAATAAGTAACAAAGAAGTAATCGGAAATTTCAATTCAAAAATCACAGAAGATAAATATAATGAAATTGTGGATTTACTTAACTATATTGACTTTAAAAAATTAAAGGATAATTATGCTGTTGATTGGACAGACGACCAATCTTCAACATTAAAAATAACTTATGACAATGGTAAAACTAAATCGATTAGAGATTACGGTTTAATTGGAACATATGGACTTGACAGAGTTTATCACTTGTTATTTGAACTAAGAGAAAATCAAAAATGGAAAAAATAA